The DNA sequence atcttgaCGGCCAAAAGTTCACAGGTTACAagttcacaaacacaaagcattactgtttttaatcaagaaatgttttttttttcgtaAATACCATTAGAATGTGACTTGATGTTACTAAAACGGGAAGCCTCCCTTTTCCCCCCTGAGTGATTCTATATATGCATAACAATCCCCACAAGCTCATGACAAGAAAACAGCAgagcttaaaggaccagtgtctAAGATTTAGTGGCGTCTAGcgatgaggttgcagattgcaaccaaatgaatacacctcccctcccccttccctTCCATGtttgtaggagaacctacagtggccacaaaaacacgaaaggccctctctagggTCAGTGTTTGGTGTGTCCGTTCCAGGCTACTGTAGTGGTGGTGCAAGATGGCAGCCTCCGTGGaaggggacccgctccctatgtagatataaagggctcattctaatgtaacaaaaacacaacaactcttattttcatgggattatacactgattaaaacatacttatgaatattatattccatttctgacaAGTCTGTTCCgttagatgtcactaaatcttacacactggtcctttaacacaGATCCCTGGTACTCATTTTTCtatctacgtgtgtgtgtgtaatgtgtatgtgcatgtgcatgtgtgtgctgtgattTGGCTGCCAGCATATCCTGCTGCTTTGTTTCAAGTAATTTGGCAATATACAGAGATAGCTTATTGTTTTACTCGAGAAACAAATGGCTTCTAGAGGAATGAGCCTAAAAACCCCCCGCTCCCCTGCCGTCTACAGGTTTTCGACCTCGCCGTGCTACGAGTGGCTGCAGCTTTGGGCTTCTGCAGGTCaagagttaaaaacaaacaaaaattaaaacacagaacGCACGGCTTGCTCTCAGGACAGGACTCAACACTGTTTACATAGCACCTGTTATGGTGTGGAAATGTTCACAACCCTAGGACACAGGTATTCATTTGGCTACATCATATGCTGTGATAAATGACCTCAACAGAACTCACCGAAAGCTAAGAAAACTaagaaaagacagacaagaTCTTTCCCCCTCCTTCTTGAACTTTCAACTTCCCTGCACTGTACAAATATCCACGACAGAGATTTTCTTCCTctggtattttttctttttttttttctttttttacagtttgatatACACAAaggataaaaatatttttgtagtaTTCAGCTAATTGTAATATAACCTTCGGTATGCTGCAGTTAATTTAAAATTCAAGCAATTTATAAGAACAAAACTGGAAGTGCGTGGCATTGAGCTCTGAAATCTTGCAAACTGGGGCAAAATGttgttctgtctgtgtgtgtgtatgcaagaTATTCCATTTCATACTTTTCATTTCACCACTACACCAATTTCTTTCTGTACTGACACATATGATGCAGAAACAATgatgataaaacagaaaatccccaaaaaacaaacactgaacatttaaaatcacTAAGTGAGAAcagagggaattttttttttttcaacatatcacattccaggAAACCACTGGATCAGATTTACACCACATCACTTCTTGATTTCATTTTACacttgtgtcttttttaaaaatcttcaaCAATAACAACTGCACCGTGCACTCCTTCCGTCTTTGCTTGATATTTAGTCCTGGTATTCCGCCTGAAACCCCTTCTGATAAGCAGTGTCTCTTTGATATCAACAGACTGGGTGTCAAAGGAAAAAATTGCATAATTCTAAGATTTGTGagtttgttgtgattgtttGACATagctttctttttgttgtttcacagGAGGCTTTGAGGGCTGatgtgcagcatctctagagtCTGTCGGATCTTTCATGGTTCACCAGTGTGGGAGCGAAGGTAAAGCTCTCGAGAAGTCTTCTTCTGTAAACACAGGGTTTGTATTTTACGTTGTGCTGATGGCAGGTTTGGCAAAAATGATGTTGTGTGTCTGATTTTCTCTTGCACTACACAGTTCGGACCTGGAAAAATAAAGGAGATTAGGTgattatgtctgtatgtgttcatACTGTTcttaaaatcaagaaaaaaatcttttctgttCTTAACTCAAACATTTCTACATCCAAatgagggctgcaactaataattattttcattatcatttaatctgctgattattttctcgactaattgattaattgttttgtcataaaatgtcagaaaatagaaaaatgcaCATTGTAATTCCTTAAAGCTCAAGGCGACCCCTTCAAACGACGTTTTTGTCTGATCAGCactccaaaatccaaagatattcagtttactatcatgtatgacacagagaaacttcagattctcacatttgagaagctgcaacgaCTGAATACTtggtatttttcatttaaaaatatgataaacacGATTTTTTTGATTATCAATATAATTTTGTCGATTGACTGAATGActcattgttgcagctctaatctaAATATGCTCATCTTTTCTCAAATGTCACATGATTTAGACCCttgaacacacactcaaacacatacCTGCTCTGCTCCTCCCCGGCCTGCCCCTCTCAGCCGGGTACCCAGCTCTGAGAGGTTTGCTTGGTGCTTGTGAAGTTGCCAACTCCATTCATGTTGGCCAGAGAGTCAAAGTTAAAGTCCAGGCCATCTGCGTCCATCAGCTCGTTCCTGATGATGGAGTCCATATCACACTCCAGGCTGCCATTAAACATGTCCAGGTCCAGATCTGTGGGAAAACGGTCCTGGCAGATCCCCCCACCACTGCTAACGGTTCCATTCAGGAAGATCGAGGTGTCGATCTGCATGGAGGAGGAACCATTTCCTCCCAAAGGTGAGAGCAGGAGTTGCTGCTTGGCATTAGCCAGCATGTTAGCCTCATTGGCCAAGTTCAGGCCCCCATTCAGGGACCTCAGGGAGCTCTGGTTGTGGTTGTTACTTTGCAGCATCTCCCCTTGGCTGCCCTGAAGTCCTCCAGTGGTCCCAAAGGTCATTATTGGATCGTTGCGGAGCATGAGGCCACGACGGGAGTTCTGGGAAATGACGGCAGCAGCGCTGGCCTGTGACATCAGCGGGTCAGACTGGGtcatcatgacatcactgtggctgtgGCTGTCAGAGTTGAGCAGGTCTTGTAGTGTCTGGCTGCCAAAGCGGGACATGCTGATGCTGGAGAAGGAAGTCTGCTTGTTCTCCTGGATGGTCTGCATAGGGGACGGACGCAGAGAGGAGCCCGTTGTGTGGGGACCGAAGATGGAGTTACTGTAGCCGTTTCCTCCACCGTTAGAGGAAGAGTTGGAGGAAGGAGCAGAGGTGGAGGAAGGTGATCCAAGCCCATTGGGTTTGGACACAAAACTGAACCCTGAGGAACCATTTGGAGGGGCTTGTCCAGAAGTGGTTGGCACCAGGTTGATGTTATCCAGCAACTCATCCATCAGGTCATCTGTGAGTCCGTCGTTCAGGTTCATGGTACCTGCCAGGTCTGCAAGACGGGGCAGCTCTGTCGGCATGGCCTTCCCATTGGCCACATTCGTTGTGTTGCCGGGAGACAGTGCTCTGCCAGGACTGGAGTAGAGCATAGGCGAGAGAGGGGGCTCGTCATCAGGCACCTCATCTAGCTCTGGGTTAGCCAGGATGGGTGAGAGGCGGCCACTCAGTGTGCTGGCATTGGAGTTAGTGCGAGAACGGAAGTCTGTCCAAGCGTCAAGCTCTTCACTGCTGCGTGACGTTGGGCTTCCAGGCCACTTGGAGAGACCTGAAGGACTGTCTCCGCCGCCTTCACCAGCTGCAGCGGCTGCGGCTTGCAGGGCAGCCTTCTTCTTGGCAGCACGGCCTCGGGCGGATTTGGTGTACTTGTTGCTGTTGTCCATGGAGACTGCACGGCGGCGAGGAGCTTTGCCACCCTTCCCCCCCTCTGGGTTGATCATCCACCAGGAGCTCTTCCCTGTTCCCTCGTTCTGGACACGGATGAAACGGCTGTGGAGGGAAAGGTTGTGCCGGATGGAGTTCTGTAACAcaaaagtgagaaagagaagagattcTGTTGAGCGATGAGCGCAAAATCCTTTTGAAACAATTACTTAAAACAATGACTGTCATTAATATTGATTTGTTGTATTCTTTCTTTCGTCTTGCCAATACAACACTCAATGAATACTGCTCATTAAGTCCAACAACACTGAACCATAAACCACCCACTACTACTGAATCTGCAGCAATGTAAACACTTGCTCTTGGTGActagacacaaaaacaaagcaaaaagccCATTGTTCCATTTGTTCATCTATTAAATATAGACAGGAACACAAATGTGCAGCAGCACTTAGTGCTGATGTCTGCATTGTTCCCACTGTAGTTTTTGTGTTGCGAGTataaaggagaaaagagagacagtagGCTGTAATCAAGCGTCTCGATTATGAATGACACATACAAAGAGCCCCTCTGTTGCGTAAGGAGCGCATTCTGTGTCAGATCATGTGTGCTagtgcatgcctgtgtgtggcTGGTGTGTATTGATCAACTCTGAGCTTTCTTGTGGAAACCCAAGAGGCTCATTGTGGGGGAACTGGTGCACATGACAGCCCCTGCTAATGATCAAGAGTTTTATTCACAACACAGAGATGTACTATATGTACACATTGAAGGCCTAAACCACGATATAACATCCTTGTTGAATCACTTGTTGCCTCACTGCTGGCTTTGTTAACATACATACACTTTGTGTATTGTGCACAcatttagccacactagcagcatCTAATGCTGTAATCagatcaaaatgtcaaattgtccaatactttgatttatgacaagtacctgaaaaaccaatgatattcccatcagcctcagttgtactttatgtttagtgctaattagcaaatgttaacatgctaacacactgaatTAAGATCatggtgaacatgataaacatgatATTGTAACTGCTAAACATGTAAGCACTGTgaacatgtttgcatgctgacattagcatttaggtCAAATTACCACTGTGCCTGTGGACTTGTGTTGTTGAGTTATTATGGCCAATTGGGGGGGGGCAGAACAAGAAGAGGTTGAAAACAGGGTTGGCTCGTTTTGACGATGTGATAAAATCATCAGTGAACCAATAGGGATTTCAGTTTGATGTCACAAAGTTTGATTCTATTTAAACCACAAGGAGAGAGA is a window from the Thunnus thynnus chromosome 18, fThuThy2.1, whole genome shotgun sequence genome containing:
- the foxo3b gene encoding forkhead box protein O3B, coding for MAEAPLPDTLPELDVVIDPDFEPQKRPRSCTWPLPRPDSNAVKPESNDTDIIPEEEDDEEDSATPTAINGSGVATEDQSSNSPAADGALSSPGHESGGSPLSSHSPTATSGALTPSSLAAQQTPRKASSRRNAWGNLSYADLITKAIESAPDKRLTLSQIYDWMVRSIPYFKDKGDSNSSAGWKNSIRHNLSLHSRFIRVQNEGTGKSSWWMINPEGGKGGKAPRRRAVSMDNSNKYTKSARGRAAKKKAALQAAAAAAGEGGGDSPSGLSKWPGSPTSRSSEELDAWTDFRSRTNSNASTLSGRLSPILANPELDEVPDDEPPLSPMLYSSPGRALSPGNTTNVANGKAMPTELPRLADLAGTMNLNDGLTDDLMDELLDNINLVPTTSGQAPPNGSSGFSFVSKPNGLGSPSSTSAPSSNSSSNGGGNGYSNSIFGPHTTGSSLRPSPMQTIQENKQTSFSSISMSRFGSQTLQDLLNSDSHSHSDVMMTQSDPLMSQASAAAVISQNSRRGLMLRNDPIMTFGTTGGLQGSQGEMLQSNNHNQSSLRSLNGGLNLANEANMLANAKQQLLLSPLGGNGSSSMQIDTSIFLNGTVSSGGGICQDRFPTDLDLDMFNGSLECDMDSIIRNELMDADGLDFNFDSLANMNGVGNFTSTKQTSQSWVPG